A section of the Leminorella richardii genome encodes:
- a CDS encoding autotransporter outer membrane beta-barrel domain-containing protein produces the protein MLKKYRASILGSAIASALFTTCTIPAFAANIIVDSHQTVPGDFPSSWTIALGDQLLIGHSANGELTISSGANVYTPSPIQIGGAINGPSYGTGVVGTGTGTLNVQGVGTILTSKGDFTVGKTATGSLTVTDKASLIASKLYVGFDGNGEALISNGATAQIGIFDIGGVQGWYNTTYRHGTGEGKATITGIGTDVDVSTYITVGNNAKGYLEVLDGAKVAINTGTGTFGGILTISNLGKSGTVVVDGAGSQLTSTQGILMNGDAAATADSWATLKVSNSGYVHTDDMLKSTISSNSRARIDVVSGGNLDVAKNVYIGANNSSVQTENVINIDGGGSFTAKSAFIAARNDSAKLDVNISNGGKLLVGSNAGHWAAFNEGVNSVTNFNMSTNGVFEAPEVYLGFRGTTNLNIMSGSQFIISGLTYISDDAASLTNILVSGASSLYSTDSAYVAFDGTANIYVADSGTFQSTNGIHLAYGSGAAATLNVGTGGKAGTVDTPTIIGYAGGDAQVNFRHSDEAAFAPVMSGALGVNVENIASGNTIFTAQNTYTGDTHVKTGKLSAGAANAFSANSAVSVDTGGVLNLNNYDQSVASLTHKGLLTFGNTPGTTMEVTGDYVGDGGTIAFNTVLAYDDAATDRLVVLGNTSGTTNVTVANAGGTGAQTLDGIKIVEVQGASNGVFVKAAGQRIVAGAYEYDLARGTDASANSQSSNWYLTSTCVNGVGDCENPGGGTEPGDPDPKPGGNDDKEHIYRPEGGAYIDNIATANQAFVHTLHDRLGEPQYTDAVKGQIEHPTSMWLRTVGGHNRSHSSDSQAKTQSNRFVIQGGGDIASWSSSGEDRTHIGLMFGYVNGKGNTQSRLTDYKAKSQTNGYSAGVYGTWYQNDAEKTGLYVDSWAQYNWFKHSINGDNISGEKYKSRGEVLSLESGYTFLLKDNKARQEKLFLQPQAQVVWMNVKAKDHRETNGTRVSSYGDGNLMTRLGARLYLQGQHEQDRGKDRVFQPFIEANWLHNSKNFGAKMNGVRVDQEGSRNLGELKLGVEGQINKRLNLWGNVSEKLGKSGYSDTSALIGIKYMF, from the coding sequence ATGCTCAAGAAATATAGAGCGTCCATACTAGGCTCTGCGATAGCCTCAGCGCTGTTCACTACCTGTACGATACCGGCCTTTGCGGCCAACATCATCGTTGACAGTCACCAAACGGTACCGGGTGATTTTCCCTCTTCTTGGACTATCGCTCTGGGAGACCAGCTGCTTATTGGCCACAGCGCTAACGGCGAATTGACCATTAGTAGCGGTGCAAATGTTTACACACCTTCACCCATCCAGATCGGCGGCGCCATTAACGGCCCGAGCTATGGAACCGGCGTTGTCGGTACCGGAACCGGGACGCTAAACGTGCAGGGCGTGGGCACTATTTTGACCTCAAAAGGCGACTTTACCGTAGGTAAAACCGCGACAGGCAGTTTGACGGTAACGGATAAGGCTTCCCTGATCGCCTCTAAACTGTACGTTGGTTTTGACGGGAACGGCGAGGCTTTAATATCAAACGGCGCGACGGCGCAAATCGGTATCTTTGATATCGGCGGCGTTCAAGGCTGGTATAACACAACGTATAGACACGGAACCGGAGAAGGTAAGGCCACGATTACCGGTATAGGTACTGACGTTGACGTCTCCACCTACATTACCGTTGGCAACAATGCGAAGGGCTATCTGGAAGTTCTGGACGGAGCAAAAGTAGCTATCAACACCGGTACGGGCACTTTTGGCGGAATTTTAACCATTTCTAACCTGGGGAAAAGCGGAACGGTTGTTGTTGACGGCGCAGGCTCGCAGCTTACGTCAACCCAAGGCATTTTAATGAACGGGGATGCTGCCGCAACTGCGGACTCCTGGGCCACGCTAAAGGTCTCTAATAGCGGATACGTTCACACAGACGACATGCTGAAAAGCACTATTTCTTCAAACAGTCGCGCCAGAATCGACGTGGTTAGTGGCGGTAATCTGGACGTAGCAAAAAACGTCTATATAGGGGCTAATAACAGCTCAGTTCAAACGGAAAACGTGATTAATATTGACGGAGGTGGTTCGTTTACCGCTAAAAGCGCCTTTATTGCGGCCAGAAACGACAGCGCTAAGCTGGATGTAAATATCAGCAACGGCGGGAAACTGCTGGTCGGAAGCAATGCCGGCCACTGGGCTGCGTTTAACGAAGGTGTGAATTCAGTCACCAACTTCAATATGTCGACAAACGGTGTGTTTGAAGCGCCAGAGGTTTATCTTGGATTTCGCGGTACGACAAACCTAAATATCATGTCCGGCAGTCAGTTTATTATTTCGGGTCTGACCTATATTTCAGATGACGCTGCCAGCCTGACCAACATACTCGTGTCCGGCGCGTCGTCACTGTACTCGACGGATTCAGCCTATGTTGCCTTTGACGGTACGGCAAACATTTATGTTGCTGATTCAGGCACGTTTCAGTCAACGAATGGAATACATCTGGCTTACGGCAGTGGGGCGGCAGCTACCCTCAATGTTGGCACTGGGGGTAAAGCCGGCACTGTTGATACGCCCACCATCATTGGCTACGCGGGCGGCGATGCGCAGGTTAATTTCCGCCATTCCGATGAGGCTGCTTTTGCTCCAGTCATGAGCGGAGCGCTTGGCGTCAATGTGGAAAATATCGCTAGCGGCAACACCATTTTTACTGCGCAGAATACCTATACCGGGGATACCCATGTAAAAACGGGGAAACTCTCCGCGGGAGCGGCAAACGCGTTTAGCGCCAATTCAGCCGTCTCGGTTGATACCGGTGGCGTACTCAATCTTAATAACTACGATCAGAGCGTTGCCAGCCTGACCCACAAAGGCCTGCTTACTTTCGGCAATACTCCTGGCACCACGATGGAAGTGACCGGTGACTACGTCGGTGACGGGGGCACCATTGCCTTCAATACCGTACTGGCCTATGACGATGCGGCAACTGACCGCTTGGTCGTTCTTGGCAATACGTCGGGCACGACCAATGTCACCGTTGCTAACGCCGGAGGAACAGGCGCTCAAACGCTGGACGGAATCAAAATTGTAGAAGTGCAGGGCGCGTCTAACGGTGTCTTCGTCAAGGCGGCGGGGCAACGTATTGTTGCAGGCGCCTATGAGTACGATCTCGCCCGCGGTACGGATGCCAGCGCCAATAGCCAAAGCAGCAACTGGTACCTGACCTCTACCTGTGTCAACGGCGTCGGAGATTGTGAAAATCCGGGCGGAGGCACCGAACCAGGAGATCCGGATCCGAAGCCGGGAGGAAATGACGATAAAGAGCATATCTACCGCCCAGAAGGCGGCGCCTATATCGATAACATCGCCACGGCTAACCAGGCTTTTGTCCACACGCTGCACGACCGTTTGGGCGAGCCGCAGTATACCGATGCGGTAAAGGGACAGATTGAACATCCTACCAGCATGTGGTTAAGAACCGTTGGTGGACACAATCGTTCACACAGCAGTGATTCACAGGCAAAAACTCAGAGCAACCGTTTTGTTATTCAGGGCGGCGGTGATATTGCCAGCTGGAGCAGCAGCGGAGAGGATCGTACTCACATTGGCCTGATGTTTGGCTACGTCAATGGTAAAGGTAATACGCAGTCGCGCCTGACTGACTATAAGGCTAAAAGTCAGACTAACGGCTACAGTGCAGGTGTTTACGGTACGTGGTACCAGAACGACGCAGAGAAAACGGGCCTGTATGTAGACAGCTGGGCACAATACAACTGGTTTAAGCACTCGATTAACGGCGATAATATCAGCGGTGAAAAGTATAAGTCTCGAGGCGAAGTGCTGTCGCTGGAGTCGGGCTATACCTTCTTGTTGAAGGACAACAAAGCGCGTCAGGAAAAGCTGTTTTTACAGCCACAGGCTCAGGTTGTCTGGATGAACGTCAAGGCGAAAGATCATCGCGAAACGAACGGAACCCGCGTTTCCAGCTACGGTGACGGTAATCTGATGACTCGCTTGGGGGCGCGTTTATACTTGCAGGGGCAACACGAGCAGGATCGCGGTAAAGATCGCGTATTCCAGCCTTTTATCGAAGCGAACTGGCTGCACAATAGCAAGAACTTCGGCGCTAAAATGAACGGTGTTCGCGTCGATCAAGAAGGCTCAAGAAACCTGGGTGAGTTAAAGCTGGGTGTTGAAGGTCAAATTAACAAACGGCTTAACCTGTGGGGCAACGTTTCTGAAAAATTGGGCAAGAGCGGCTACAGTGATACGTCAGCGTTAATCGGTATCAAATATATGTTCTAA
- a CDS encoding type I secretion system permease/ATPase gives MTNYPDTEVWITTMARAAGQFGLSIDVPALRQQMRWYESLPLLRRLECIGGMMGLQISTSPAAKTRWRNELLPVIAQLQDGSPIVLESMDADGNVTYWLGASGNMKREVALDELLTRLQPDVILLGIADRGKDARIDEFIRPYQQHWFWQHFRHAGRQLGEISLASVVGNVLALGGILFSMQVYDRVIPAESYPTLWVLFLGVLVAAALEFAVRQARTHISDIMGKVVDLKVSSLFFARAMAIKNDERPKSTGSFISQLREIDQVRELLTSTTLGAAADMPFVLLFLGIMAWVGGWLVLIPLLAIPLIVIPGILVQWPMARLAKEGMRESAIRNAVLVESIEGVEDIKALQAEPYFQRQWEQTHAVSASIGMKQRLWGSRLTGWASTVQQITYAGMLVFGAYLVLAGEITTGTMVACSLLSSRTIAPLMQLTMVFSRWQHAKNAMEGLNELLKKPLDRDTEKNMARCPVLSGHYQLQNVQYSYDEEKAVQALHIDSLEIKAGERVAVLGKVGMGKSTLLKLLSGQAEANRGKVIIDGVDMSQIDPVDVRRQVGLLSQDSRLFFGTLRQNLMLGHPHATEQELIQALRISGALSLVQQDAASLDRMINEGGRGLSGGQRQMVMLSRLIVRNPQVVLLDEPTASMDEHLENYVIHQLGNWMTGRTLVLVTHRPALLALVDRIIVVEGGKIVADGPRDEILTKASRSAHVASAVA, from the coding sequence ATGACAAACTATCCCGATACCGAAGTCTGGATCACCACCATGGCGAGAGCCGCCGGGCAGTTTGGTTTATCTATCGACGTTCCCGCGCTGCGTCAGCAGATGCGCTGGTATGAAAGCCTGCCTTTGCTGCGCCGTTTGGAATGCATCGGTGGAATGATGGGGCTACAAATCAGCACATCTCCGGCGGCTAAGACGCGCTGGAGAAACGAGCTGCTGCCGGTTATCGCTCAGCTTCAGGACGGCTCTCCCATTGTGCTGGAGTCGATGGACGCCGACGGTAATGTGACCTACTGGCTAGGCGCTAGCGGCAATATGAAGCGCGAAGTGGCGCTGGATGAGCTGCTGACGAGGCTTCAGCCAGACGTCATCCTGTTGGGCATTGCCGATCGGGGTAAAGATGCGCGAATTGACGAATTTATTCGCCCTTATCAGCAGCACTGGTTCTGGCAGCATTTTCGCCATGCTGGCCGCCAGCTGGGGGAAATCTCGCTGGCGTCAGTCGTGGGTAACGTGCTGGCGCTGGGGGGCATTCTGTTTTCCATGCAGGTGTATGACCGGGTTATTCCCGCTGAATCCTATCCTACGCTGTGGGTGCTTTTTTTGGGCGTGCTGGTAGCCGCAGCGCTGGAGTTTGCCGTTCGTCAGGCGCGTACGCACATTTCGGACATTATGGGAAAGGTCGTAGATCTCAAAGTCTCCTCGCTGTTTTTTGCCCGAGCGATGGCGATTAAAAACGACGAGCGGCCGAAGTCTACCGGCTCTTTTATTTCTCAGCTGCGGGAAATCGATCAGGTGCGCGAGCTGTTAACGTCGACAACGCTGGGGGCAGCTGCGGACATGCCGTTTGTGCTGCTGTTCCTTGGCATTATGGCGTGGGTTGGCGGCTGGCTGGTGCTGATTCCGTTGTTAGCTATTCCTCTTATTGTGATCCCCGGCATTTTGGTGCAGTGGCCCATGGCGAGGCTGGCTAAAGAGGGGATGCGCGAGAGCGCCATCCGCAATGCCGTTTTAGTGGAGTCGATTGAAGGGGTTGAAGACATTAAAGCACTGCAGGCTGAACCCTATTTTCAGCGGCAGTGGGAGCAAACTCATGCGGTTAGCGCGTCGATTGGCATGAAACAACGGCTGTGGGGCTCACGCCTGACGGGGTGGGCTTCAACCGTACAGCAAATCACCTATGCGGGTATGCTGGTGTTCGGTGCCTATCTGGTGCTGGCGGGAGAAATCACCACCGGAACCATGGTGGCCTGTAGCCTGCTCTCGTCTCGCACTATTGCACCGCTGATGCAGTTGACGATGGTGTTTTCCCGCTGGCAGCACGCTAAAAACGCCATGGAAGGGCTGAATGAGCTGTTGAAAAAGCCCCTTGACCGGGATACGGAAAAGAATATGGCGCGCTGTCCGGTACTGTCCGGGCACTATCAGCTGCAAAACGTGCAGTACAGCTATGATGAAGAAAAGGCTGTACAGGCTTTGCACATTGATAGCCTAGAGATTAAGGCCGGGGAGCGAGTAGCCGTTCTCGGCAAAGTGGGCATGGGCAAATCAACGCTGCTTAAGCTGCTTTCCGGTCAGGCTGAAGCCAACCGGGGAAAGGTGATTATCGACGGTGTGGATATGAGCCAGATCGATCCGGTAGACGTGCGCCGTCAGGTTGGGCTGCTGTCTCAGGATTCACGTCTGTTTTTCGGCACTCTGCGTCAGAATCTGATGCTGGGGCATCCACACGCCACCGAGCAGGAGCTTATTCAAGCGCTGCGTATCAGCGGTGCATTGAGCCTAGTGCAACAGGACGCCGCCAGTCTGGATCGCATGATCAATGAAGGCGGCCGGGGGCTGTCTGGCGGTCAGCGGCAGATGGTGATGCTGAGTCGACTGATTGTGCGTAATCCACAGGTAGTCCTACTGGATGAGCCTACTGCATCAATGGACGAGCATCTGGAAAACTATGTGATTCATCAGCTTGGAAACTGGATGACGGGCAGGACCCTGGTATTGGTAACGCATCGCCCTGCGCTACTGGCGCTGGTTGACCGAATTATCGTGGTGGAAGGGGGCAAGATCGTTGCTGACGGCCCGCGCGACGAGATACTGACAAAGGCCAGCCGCAGCGCTCACGTTGCGTCTGCGGTTGCCTGA
- the alr gene encoding alanine racemase, whose protein sequence is MTFRFRHLLLVPLFTLAACSQTEYSTQSNAGQQQAVVNNAWLEISQSALDFNTKKVQALLNGKSTLCAILKGDAYGHDLALVAPVIMKNNVQCIGVASNQELKTVRELGFQGRLMRVRNATEQEMRQAIDYDVEELIGSLDMAKRLDALAAGREKALRIHLALNSGGMSRNGLEVSRDAGLEEAKAISALKHLKVVGIMSHYPEEDVAKVKSDLARFQKQAARVLEVTGIPREQVKLHVANTFATLTVPDSWLDMVRVGGVFYGDTIASTEYQRVMTFKSNIASLNRYPKGNTVGYDRTYTLKRDSLLANIPLGYSDGYRRVFSNAGHVLIQGQRLPVLGKTSMNTIVVDVTDLKNVTSGEEVVLFGKQGKAEIKAEEIEDISGALFTEMSILWGATNPRILVD, encoded by the coding sequence ATGACATTTCGTTTTCGCCACCTGCTGTTGGTGCCGCTTTTTACTCTGGCTGCCTGTAGCCAGACCGAGTATTCGACGCAGTCAAACGCAGGTCAGCAGCAAGCCGTTGTTAACAATGCTTGGTTAGAAATCTCCCAAAGCGCGCTGGATTTTAATACTAAGAAAGTGCAGGCGTTGCTGAACGGTAAATCAACGCTTTGCGCTATTTTGAAAGGCGATGCTTACGGCCACGATCTTGCTTTAGTGGCTCCAGTCATAATGAAAAATAACGTACAGTGCATCGGCGTGGCTAGCAATCAGGAGCTAAAGACTGTTAGAGAATTGGGCTTTCAGGGGCGTTTGATGCGCGTAAGAAACGCCACTGAGCAAGAGATGCGACAGGCGATAGACTATGACGTTGAAGAGCTTATCGGCAGTCTGGATATGGCAAAACGACTAGACGCTCTGGCTGCGGGGCGAGAAAAAGCGCTGCGCATTCATCTGGCATTAAACTCTGGTGGCATGTCGCGTAACGGGCTTGAAGTGAGTCGTGATGCGGGTTTAGAAGAGGCTAAGGCTATTTCGGCACTGAAGCATTTGAAAGTTGTAGGCATTATGTCGCACTACCCGGAAGAAGATGTTGCCAAGGTGAAATCTGACCTAGCGCGTTTTCAGAAGCAGGCAGCCCGCGTGCTGGAAGTGACGGGCATTCCTCGTGAGCAGGTTAAACTTCACGTCGCCAATACGTTTGCTACCCTCACGGTACCCGATTCATGGTTGGATATGGTGCGGGTTGGCGGTGTGTTTTATGGCGACACCATCGCCAGTACTGAATATCAGCGAGTGATGACTTTCAAATCGAATATTGCCTCGCTAAACCGTTATCCGAAAGGGAATACCGTTGGCTACGATCGCACCTATACGCTTAAGCGAGATTCTCTTTTAGCTAATATCCCCTTGGGGTATTCCGATGGCTATCGCCGCGTTTTCAGTAATGCAGGACACGTGCTGATTCAGGGGCAGCGCCTGCCGGTATTGGGGAAAACCTCAATGAATACCATCGTGGTTGACGTTACAGATTTGAAAAACGTCACCTCAGGGGAAGAGGTTGTCCTGTTTGGTAAACAGGGCAAGGCAGAGATTAAAGCGGAAGAGATTGAAGACATTAGCGGAGCACTGTTTACCGAAATGTCTATCCTGTGGGGAGCGACGAATCCCCGCATTTTAGTCGATTGA
- a CDS encoding TolC family outer membrane protein: MMYTINRFRPRAARHWSILGLVVISSISVLAFSEANAAEPDDYRWSAAPSEAQLNALTIRDAILRAFSRNPQIAQAAAQIEVGQANLSAAESAWFPQVSLQGGAGRSHQTDSAGSLNNNGSVGMNLQQLLYDFGKTSGSIDEQNNLTAAYTYQMYSTMNAVGQQTLQNYLQVKRYQELAQASMRNLLSLQKVRDMAQMRADAGLSSQSDVLQASSRIAAMNATYEQYQSQVRSSQAALAALTGAISDNLPDVPQSLLKQEMKQTLSYQQNNAVRSAQAKQQAAAQRVEQAKAQRWPTVSVQAGRTRYSYNTGNYWDDQIQLVVNAPIYQGGALNAKIDAAEGERRAAQAEVEANKLDINQKAATAYADMYGAGQRQMAGKAQQTSAEQTRGVYQDEYKLSKRSLNDLLSVEQDVMQADVAEIGARYDAWDAAVRYAGAADNLLDMLGIVRHKAEDDALPAL; the protein is encoded by the coding sequence ATGATGTATACGATAAATCGCTTCAGGCCGCGCGCAGCGCGGCACTGGAGTATTCTGGGTTTGGTAGTTATCAGTAGCATATCGGTATTGGCTTTCTCAGAAGCTAACGCCGCTGAACCGGATGACTACCGCTGGAGCGCAGCGCCCAGCGAGGCACAGCTTAATGCACTAACCATTCGCGATGCGATCCTGAGAGCGTTTTCTCGCAATCCACAGATTGCTCAAGCCGCAGCTCAAATTGAAGTCGGGCAGGCAAACCTAAGTGCAGCTGAAAGCGCCTGGTTTCCACAGGTTTCTTTGCAGGGGGGGGCTGGTCGTTCTCACCAAACGGACTCTGCGGGATCGTTGAATAACAACGGGTCGGTGGGGATGAATCTGCAACAGCTGCTGTACGACTTTGGTAAAACCAGCGGCAGCATTGACGAGCAGAATAATCTGACCGCCGCCTATACGTATCAGATGTACAGCACGATGAACGCCGTTGGGCAGCAAACGCTGCAAAACTATCTACAGGTTAAGCGCTATCAGGAATTGGCTCAGGCGTCGATGCGCAACCTGCTGTCGCTACAAAAGGTGCGAGATATGGCGCAAATGCGTGCAGACGCCGGGCTCAGCTCGCAGTCTGACGTGCTTCAGGCCAGCTCGCGCATTGCTGCAATGAACGCCACCTATGAACAGTATCAGTCACAGGTGCGCTCTTCTCAGGCCGCGCTGGCGGCACTGACCGGCGCCATCTCCGATAATCTTCCCGATGTACCGCAAAGCCTGCTCAAACAGGAAATGAAGCAAACGCTGTCTTACCAGCAAAACAACGCTGTGCGCAGCGCTCAGGCAAAGCAGCAGGCGGCGGCTCAGCGCGTTGAGCAGGCTAAGGCGCAGCGTTGGCCGACGGTGTCGGTTCAGGCCGGGCGTACTCGCTACTCCTATAACACCGGCAACTACTGGGACGACCAGATTCAGCTGGTGGTCAATGCGCCGATTTATCAGGGAGGCGCGTTGAATGCAAAAATTGACGCAGCTGAAGGAGAACGGCGTGCCGCTCAGGCTGAAGTCGAAGCCAATAAGCTGGATATTAACCAAAAGGCAGCGACGGCCTATGCCGATATGTACGGCGCTGGCCAAAGGCAAATGGCTGGAAAGGCTCAACAGACAAGCGCAGAGCAGACGCGCGGCGTTTATCAGGATGAATATAAGCTCAGCAAGCGCAGCCTTAACGATCTTCTTAGCGTCGAACAGGACGTCATGCAGGCTGACGTTGCCGAGATTGGCGCGCGCTATGACGCCTGGGACGCGGCGGTTCGCTATGCCGGTGCAGCAGACAACCTGCTGGACATGTTGGGTATTGTTCGCCACAAGGCCGAAGACGATGCGCTGCCCGCTCTGTAA
- a CDS encoding DUF6506 family protein has product MSLKAAFIFISPEGNADIHHADVCTDSVSVTTCAVNSYQAACDLAIRLVNQGTVAIELCGGFGIEGVAAVKRAVEGKAVVGVVRFDHHPGLQHQSGDSLFS; this is encoded by the coding sequence ATGTCGCTTAAAGCCGCTTTTATTTTTATTTCACCCGAAGGAAATGCCGATATTCATCACGCTGATGTCTGTACGGACAGCGTGAGTGTGACCACCTGTGCAGTAAACAGCTATCAGGCTGCTTGCGATCTCGCTATAAGGTTGGTTAATCAGGGGACTGTCGCCATTGAGCTCTGCGGTGGTTTCGGTATTGAGGGCGTTGCTGCAGTAAAGCGCGCGGTTGAAGGTAAAGCGGTGGTTGGCGTTGTTCGCTTTGACCACCACCCCGGGCTTCAACACCAAAGCGGTGATAGTCTATTTAGTTAG
- a CDS encoding DUF1090 domain-containing protein → MNFKMTALSACLMALSFASTAQAANGLTGCAAKQHEVEQQIEQAKKYGNSNRVAGLETALKEIKDHCTDATLKVQREQDVAEKKAKVAERRQELQEAQADGRSDKIAKKQKKLDEALEELKEAEAELLR, encoded by the coding sequence ATGAATTTCAAAATGACCGCGCTATCGGCCTGCTTAATGGCTCTTTCTTTTGCCTCTACCGCTCAGGCGGCTAACGGGCTTACCGGATGTGCAGCCAAGCAGCATGAAGTGGAACAGCAAATTGAGCAGGCCAAAAAGTATGGCAACTCTAATCGCGTAGCGGGGCTGGAAACCGCACTGAAGGAAATTAAAGACCACTGTACTGACGCGACGCTTAAGGTTCAGCGTGAGCAAGACGTAGCCGAAAAGAAGGCTAAAGTTGCAGAACGTCGTCAGGAACTGCAAGAAGCTCAGGCTGATGGCAGAAGCGATAAGATCGCTAAAAAGCAGAAAAAACTTGATGAAGCGCTTGAAGAGCTGAAAGAAGCAGAAGCTGAGCTTCTGCGCTAA
- a CDS encoding helix-turn-helix domain-containing protein: MKLTEMYPSPLLRGYVSRYWSWQEEGSLPPLLPGCGGELFFYQSPVDTIQSHVNSVTRPASSLLLPRRAAFHFQLNAPVSFIAVRFRTGALRHFSPLPETVMTDTCLSPIDIWGKPVAELEQRLCEAANTAAQVQLIERFLLQQLALNKKSSHLWLDEVVNRMYYRHRSVTQGELTAFSGFGARHFQKIFKNHFGIAPKRFQRIIRFEQLTRHLLLNRQQDYLSAVLDYGYYDQSHFIKDFKFFIGASPSGFLQEKNFSSHFYNTPSLRSVG; encoded by the coding sequence ATGAAGTTAACCGAAATGTATCCCTCGCCTTTGCTGCGCGGTTACGTGAGCCGCTACTGGTCATGGCAAGAAGAGGGCAGCCTGCCGCCTTTACTGCCCGGATGCGGCGGCGAGCTTTTTTTCTATCAGAGCCCTGTCGATACGATCCAATCCCACGTTAACAGCGTGACGCGGCCAGCCAGTTCTCTGCTTTTGCCTAGACGCGCGGCCTTTCACTTTCAGCTTAATGCCCCAGTGAGCTTTATTGCAGTGCGCTTTCGAACCGGCGCGCTGAGGCACTTTAGCCCGCTGCCGGAAACAGTGATGACGGATACTTGCCTCAGTCCGATAGACATTTGGGGGAAGCCGGTAGCTGAGCTGGAGCAGCGCCTTTGCGAAGCAGCGAACACTGCCGCGCAGGTACAGCTCATCGAGCGGTTTTTACTTCAACAGCTGGCGCTGAATAAAAAATCGTCCCATCTCTGGCTAGATGAAGTGGTTAACCGAATGTACTACCGACATCGAAGCGTTACTCAGGGCGAACTTACGGCATTTTCGGGCTTTGGCGCTCGACATTTTCAAAAGATATTTAAAAATCATTTTGGCATCGCGCCGAAGCGCTTTCAGCGAATTATTCGTTTCGAGCAGCTTACTCGGCACCTGTTGTTAAACCGCCAGCAGGACTATCTGTCGGCCGTGCTAGACTACGGTTATTACGATCAGTCGCACTTTATTAAGGACTTCAAATTTTTTATCGGCGCATCGCCGTCCGGTTTTCTCCAGGAAAAAAACTTTAGTTCGCATTTTTACAATACCCCTTCATTGCGCTCAGTAGGATAG
- a CDS encoding HlyD family efflux transporter periplasmic adaptor subunit encodes MIQPSMNDELARHSRWYSSVVWLTLLGLILFFLWAGFATLDEVTVGTGKITPSSHSQQIESLDGGIVSELPVQEGDIVNRGQVLARLDPKRFQSNFGEAASRARTLRASAERLRSELSGEPLVFSADTLREPELVARERQLYESRRRNLDETVENFQQSYRLIMAELKMTQPLVAKGAASQVEVIRLQRQASELKGKIDEARNQYAVRAREEQVKNNAELDAQLEVVAGKEDQLNRATLISPVRGIVKDVQITTVGGVLAPGGKLMEIVPLEDRLLVDTRINPKDIAYIRSGLPAKVKITAYDSSIYGDLEGTVEVISPDTLQDEVRRDQYYYRVYVRTQSAQLHNKAGKTFPILPGMVASVEIKTGQKTVLDYLIKPLNKVKEALRER; translated from the coding sequence ATGATTCAACCTTCCATGAACGATGAGCTGGCGCGCCACAGCCGCTGGTACTCCTCTGTGGTTTGGCTAACGCTGCTGGGGCTCATTCTGTTTTTCCTATGGGCGGGCTTTGCCACACTGGATGAGGTCACCGTCGGAACCGGCAAGATAACGCCATCGTCCCACTCCCAGCAGATTGAATCTCTCGACGGCGGCATTGTGTCTGAGCTGCCCGTGCAGGAAGGGGACATTGTTAATCGAGGGCAGGTATTGGCTCGCCTTGACCCTAAACGCTTCCAGTCAAACTTCGGCGAGGCTGCTTCTCGCGCGCGAACGCTGAGGGCTTCTGCCGAGCGCCTTCGGTCAGAGTTGAGCGGTGAACCGCTGGTTTTCAGCGCTGACACGCTTCGAGAGCCGGAGCTGGTTGCCCGCGAGCGGCAGCTGTATGAGTCTCGCCGCCGAAATCTGGATGAAACGGTCGAGAACTTTCAACAGTCCTACCGTTTGATCATGGCCGAATTGAAAATGACTCAGCCACTGGTAGCGAAAGGGGCCGCCAGTCAGGTAGAGGTGATTCGGCTACAGCGGCAGGCCAGTGAACTCAAGGGAAAAATCGACGAGGCGCGCAACCAGTATGCGGTAAGAGCCAGAGAAGAGCAGGTCAAGAATAACGCCGAACTGGACGCCCAGCTTGAAGTCGTCGCGGGTAAAGAGGATCAGCTGAATAGAGCGACGCTGATTTCTCCTGTGCGCGGCATCGTGAAAGACGTACAAATTACTACCGTCGGAGGCGTGCTTGCGCCGGGCGGTAAGCTAATGGAGATTGTACCGCTGGAAGACCGCCTGCTGGTGGACACGCGCATTAACCCGAAAGATATTGCCTATATTCGCAGCGGCCTGCCCGCCAAGGTGAAAATTACCGCCTATGACTCTTCTATCTATGGCGATCTCGAGGGGACGGTTGAAGTGATTTCTCCGGATACGCTACAGGACGAAGTGCGACGCGATCAGTACTACTATCGTGTCTATGTGCGTACACAGAGTGCACAGCTGCACAACAAAGCGGGAAAAACGTTCCCGATTTTACCGGGCATGGTGGCCAGCGTTGAAATTAAAACTGGACAAAAAACGGTGCTCGACTACCTGATCAAACCACTGAACAAGGTCAAAGAAGCGCTGAGGGAGCGCTAA